The genomic DNA GGTCGCCACCGCGACCTCGCCGTCGGCGGTGAACTCGACAAGTGGTTTTGCGTTTTCGCTAGGCCGCCGCGGATCGGTGATCACGATTTTTGTCGCTCCGTCGCCGATCGTGCGCAGGTCGCCGCCGACGTTGATCGAAAATCGATCCCCCGGCGACAGGTGCTTTGAAACGACTTCGCAAACGCGATCGAGGATATAGCCTTTTGCAAGCGAATCCAGATTGATCCGGTGGTCGGTCAGGCGGCGGACACGCTCGTTGCTGAACGAAACAGCTGGCTCGGCAAGCGACTGAACCATCTGGTTCCTTGACGCATCCGACGGACTACGCCCAGCCTTCGCTTCGCTTTTCCAAAGTTCAGCGATCGCGGCGGCGCGGATATCAAACGCACCGTGGCTCTCCCGCCGAATGTGTTCGGCCCGTTGCAGCACCGCGATCAACTCGACCGATAGAGCCGCATCGACGCCAACGGGCTGCTTCAGCCAACGGCTCAGTTCGCTATCGTCGCGATAGCTGCTGAAGATCGCGTCCAAGCGGCCGATCTCGGTCAGTGATTCGGATTCGATCGTACGCGCCAACTGTGGCGACGCGACGTGGACGTCGAGGGTGAGCGAAGTCCCCAAAACGTTTTCGTGCTGGAAGCGATGTTCGTCCGCCGAGAGGGAAGCGGAAAGGAAGATCGCCGCGATGAGGGTCAGTGGGATGCGAAACATGAGTCGGTGCAATTGCTTGGGAGGAAAGTGGGGCAAAGACTTTCGCCGACCGACCGAGAGGCTGTCGGCGTGGAAACGATCACGTTGCCGCACCGATCGCCAGCGTGTCGGCTGGCGATGGCGTGGTGCGAGGCAACGATCGGTAACTGCTTCTAGGACGCGGAACGTCGCACCTTATCGGCGTCGCGTTGGGCTTGGTCCGCTTTTCGCTGAGCCGCGTCGGCGTCGCGTTGCAACGCATCGGCTTTGGCCTGTGCCGCTTCCGCAGAACCGGTGGCTGCTTTCGACTTCTTTCCCTTCGCCCGTTTAGGCTCCTTGTCGTTCTTCTTCTCCGCCTTCGAGTCCGACTCCGCCGCAGCCTCTTTCTCCGCCGCTGCGTCGGCTTCCATCTTCGCTTTCGCCTCGGTGAAGCTGATCAATTGATCGCCGTCGGAATCGGCTGCGGCAGCAAAGTCTGCCATCCGTTTGCCAAGCTCTTCACGGCTCAGCTTGCCATCTTTGTCGACATCTTTTCGCATCAGCATCTTGGCATTTTTCGCTGCTTCGTTGCCGCCGCGACGACCGCCAAAACTCATCGCCGCAATTTTTTCAGGGACCGCGGCGGGGTTGGGGTCGTAGAGATGGAACTGAGCCAATTCGTCGTTGTTGCGGTCGATCCCGAAGAACAACAACCGGCCGCTCATGTTGAACAGGTTCATCGATGCATCGACACCCTCCAACGATTCGGCCAGCGTGCTCCAGGCGTCGGTTTCGCTGTCGTAAACCTCCAGCTTCGAGCATGGGGCGAAATGACCTTCGTCGTTGCTAAAGCCACCAAACAGATAGATCTTCTTTCCGTCGACGCAGACGGTCGGGAAGACGCGCGAGGCCGAAGGGGATGGGGCGGTTCGCCACGTTCGCTGTTCCATATCGAAGACGTCGACGGTCGATTCGATCCCCGTTCCATCTCCCAGTCCACCGATCAGGAAATATTCGTTGCCGATCTTGGCACCGCCAAACGAACGACGAGGGTGTGGCAATTGGACCTCCGGCAATGCCCCGATCTCCGACTGGTCGCCCCACCAATGCAACACGCTTCGGGCAAGCCCTTGGTCGCCACCGGCATCGCTGCCGCCAAACAACCAGAGGGCGTCGTCGTGAGCGACCGCTTCGGCCATCGCTCGCGGCACGGGCAGTTTGGTTTCGGCAACCGACCACTTTTTCGCCTCGGGATCAAACTGCAGAACCGAGTCGATCGAATGGAATTCCTTTTCGCCAAAGTTCATCCCGCCAGCGACGACGATCGTCTTGTGTTCGCTGGTCTGGCGGTTGACCACGCCGGCGCCGCTTTGCACGGGAAAGGGCATCTCGGGCAATGGCGTCACCGATTGGTTGGCGATGTCAAACGCAAACGCTTCGGCGACAAATGCCTCTCGACTGAAATCGTGCGGCTTGCGACTGGCGTTGCCTCCCATCGCGTAAAGAGTCGTTCCGTCGAGCACCAATGCTTGGCTGTGTTTTGCCTTGCCAGTATAAGGAACCGTCCAGGAGACCAATTTCTCGCCTGGTTGCTTGTTGGGATCGACTCGCAGCGATTCGACGACGGACAGTCGCCCGGCGCCGGACGCTCCCGTTCCACCCAAGGCGATCAAGCGATCTTCGCCCACAGGCAACAAACGCAGGAACATCCGAGGGTACAGCAGCCGATCGGCGTTCTCCCACGCTTGTCCGTCGCTCTTCAAGCGGTAGACCACGCCCGAAGCGCCGGTGGAGTAGAGGTGCCCGCCGACGGCGAAGGTGCTCGTGGCAAATCCTGTCATCGGGCTGTCGCCAACCATTTCAGGGCCCTCGGACCAAGTGCATGTCGACGGATCGTAGACCGACGTTTTGCGAAGGAACCCGCCGGGACTGATGCCTCCCAAGACGTACAGCTTGCCGTCGTGCTCGGCGACCGATGCGGCACGCAGCTTGTAACCGGGGCCATCGATCGTTTTCCAACCCGCGTCGGGTTGATCGAGATCAAAGACGCTGACCGTTTCATTCCAAGGGGCATCGCGCGAACCGTCTTTCCCCTGCAGATTCCATCCGCCAACGGCATAGACCTTGCGATCGACGACCGCCGCATCCAGCGAGGAGCGCGGTTCGGGCAGCTTTGCCAGATCGGTCCACTTATCCGCTTCGATGTCATAGCGAGCGAAGTGGTCGGTCGAATTGAAGATCGCTTCGGATTCCGTTTCTCCTGTCAAAAAGGAGAGCCCACCGACACGGTAGATGTATTTGCCGTCGGTCACCAAAGCGGTGCTTTGAGCCGATTGGTGCATCGCAAGTTCTTCCCACTGCGCCGCGGGATCATCGAATTTGATACGACGGAAATGTTCGACCAACAGGTCTTTTCCGAAGCCGTGCGCGTCGCCGCTGTGGCCGCTGAAGACGTACAGATACTCTCCCACCACGGCGGCACCAAAACTGGTGAGCGATTCGGGGAGCGGGCGATGCAGTTTTGAGCTCGACAGGAGCTTCGCTTTTTGCGGTGGAGCGTTTTGCGAAAGCTTGTGCTTGGTGAATTGCAGCTGGCGAGTTTGACGACCGCCGTCGGCCGATGTTTCGATCGTCAGGCAGCCCTCGGGCAACAGGAAGTCGCCGACCGAGGTCCAAGTGAATCGGTTGACGACGTTTTTCGTGATGTCTCCCGTCTTGGGATCGCGGTAGGTCACCGATGACGTCTCGGGCAAGACCTTGCCATTTCCGGCGTCGAAGAACTCGACGTTGGTGATCTCAAACCAATGCGAATCGTTTTTGCGGTGCACCTCGCGGATCAAGCCGTCCTGGATCCGGAACGTGCCGCTGCCATCGAGCCGGGCGACGAAGAGTCCAAAATCTGCCGAAGCTCCGCTTTCTGCAAGTTTCACTTCGGTCGCCGCGCTACCGGGGCGGCGATGCCCGATCACCGAACGCAGCTTTGAATTCACCCAGGGTTGGATCGCGTCGTCGGAGATCGACAGTTCGTAATCGAAGTCGTCGGTGACGAGGATCGATCCGGAGTGCGCGACGCCATCGGTTTGCACGCGGACGTCGGCGGTGAAGCCGGGAAAGTCGATCCAGGCCAGCCGCGCGTCGTGAGCGGCTTGCATGGCATCGCGAGCGGTTTTGTCGGTTGCGGTCGCAGCCGGTTTGGCGGTCGCCGTTTGGCTCTCTTCGGCGCGTCCGAAAGACGCTGCAACAAGGGTTGTCGCAGCGATCAGGTGCAGAAAGTAGATTCGGTTCATCATGTTGGACTTCATAATGGTTTGGTTAGGACAAATTCCCAGACGAAACGGCATCGGGGAATGCTCTATTCCTCACGCGTTGGCAACTCACTTTGGAATCCCGGAGTCTCCAGCGTGTATTCGGGAACGACCACTTCGATATCACGAAGTGGTCGTGTAGGTTTCGACAGCGTTTCTGAGGTTCCACGATGCGATGAAATCGATCGAGAAACAGTCGCTAACGCTTGCTGGAGATTTCAAAGACGAAGCGATTCGGTTGATCCGCTTTCACTTCGGCTGTTAGTTCGCC from Rosistilla carotiformis includes the following:
- a CDS encoding DUF3386 family protein, translated to MMNRIYFLHLIAATTLVAASFGRAEESQTATAKPAATATDKTARDAMQAAHDARLAWIDFPGFTADVRVQTDGVAHSGSILVTDDFDYELSISDDAIQPWVNSKLRSVIGHRRPGSAATEVKLAESGASADFGLFVARLDGSGTFRIQDGLIREVHRKNDSHWFEITNVEFFDAGNGKVLPETSSVTYRDPKTGDITKNVVNRFTWTSVGDFLLPEGCLTIETSADGGRQTRQLQFTKHKLSQNAPPQKAKLLSSSKLHRPLPESLTSFGAAVVGEYLYVFSGHSGDAHGFGKDLLVEHFRRIKFDDPAAQWEELAMHQSAQSTALVTDGKYIYRVGGLSFLTGETESEAIFNSTDHFARYDIEADKWTDLAKLPEPRSSLDAAVVDRKVYAVGGWNLQGKDGSRDAPWNETVSVFDLDQPDAGWKTIDGPGYKLRAASVAEHDGKLYVLGGISPGGFLRKTSVYDPSTCTWSEGPEMVGDSPMTGFATSTFAVGGHLYSTGASGVVYRLKSDGQAWENADRLLYPRMFLRLLPVGEDRLIALGGTGASGAGRLSVVESLRVDPNKQPGEKLVSWTVPYTGKAKHSQALVLDGTTLYAMGGNASRKPHDFSREAFVAEAFAFDIANQSVTPLPEMPFPVQSGAGVVNRQTSEHKTIVVAGGMNFGEKEFHSIDSVLQFDPEAKKWSVAETKLPVPRAMAEAVAHDDALWLFGGSDAGGDQGLARSVLHWWGDQSEIGALPEVQLPHPRRSFGGAKIGNEYFLIGGLGDGTGIESTVDVFDMEQRTWRTAPSPSASRVFPTVCVDGKKIYLFGGFSNDEGHFAPCSKLEVYDSETDAWSTLAESLEGVDASMNLFNMSGRLLFFGIDRNNDELAQFHLYDPNPAAVPEKIAAMSFGGRRGGNEAAKNAKMLMRKDVDKDGKLSREELGKRMADFAAAADSDGDQLISFTEAKAKMEADAAAEKEAAAESDSKAEKKNDKEPKRAKGKKSKAATGSAEAAQAKADALQRDADAAQRKADQAQRDADKVRRSAS